The Aphelocoma coerulescens isolate FSJ_1873_10779 chromosome Z unlocalized genomic scaffold, UR_Acoe_1.0 ChrZ, whole genome shotgun sequence DNA window GGGACTCAAGGCCTACCGGCAGTAGTTTTCTGGTAGAATGGAAGAAGTGCCTTATTGAAGGCATGAGGTCAGTTCTTACTCTGAAAAGCACAAATCAAAATAATTGCAGGGAAAATCACTTGCTGGTTTTGTGGCTTCTGGATGTGGGATGCCCACAGCCCCCAGTGCTACCCATCAGAGCTGCCAGGCTGCACCTACCACAGCTCCACTGAACCGGAGTGGGAGGCACTAAACCCAGGACCTGGTTTAGTTTACATGACCAGTAATTCCGAGTACTCCCACGCACCATTTTAAAAGGAAGCAGGTGGGCAAAATCTGAGTTACGACAAGCCTCTTATGTGATGCTACTAAAGGGAAATAACATGAACTAAACATTTCTTCTGCTGCAGGTTTCCTGCACTCTGCAAGGGGAAAAGTgttgttaaaaagcaagagaCAAAATGTACTAAAAGTAACCCGAGTTCTGGATCCCATGCAGTGCGTCAGGAAGCTAAATTTAATCCAAAAGTGGAAATCTGCAGAATTCAAGTAGCTTACGAGGTCAAAACACTGCCTTTCCAGGCATCCTCCTCTTCACCCTTTTTATTTTACTCTGTTGGAAGGCAGAAATAGAATACTTCACAGATGGACCCTAAATCAATTCACTGCCTTTCAGCAACAAGTCTGTAGCCCATGTTTTTGTACCCCTACAACCATATCCATGAAGGCAAAAGAGCACAAGCGCGTCCCCACCTCTGGGAGTCTAGGCTGGGACTCAGCCCATTTGAGGTACAGACATTAAGTCCTGCACAAACCATACGTGCCTGTAATACATAACAACTATGAAATGCAAGTTACTTTCTGGTATTTTGTGGTGTTCTGACTTCTTAGGGTATTACTTCCATGACCACTGTTGGTAGGCTACAGAAGAAATCATTAAAAGTACTACTTCAAGAAGTAACACAGTACATCTGTAGGCAATTATATAAAAATTCAAATGTTAAGCCACAATTCCTGAACACAATACAAGAAACTTGGGTACTCTAAAATAAATGACACCAAGAAAGCAGTCTGCTCAGCTGCACTTTTATCCTGTCACCTAGGGATTATGTAAATCATCCTTAACACTCACTAGTCAGGGATAACATCAATAATTGCCAATGAGACcacaacttctttttttttgattgaAGAAATTGAGACAGTAAGCTAGAAGGAAGTTCATTCATACTGAATActtacatttggaaaaaaaacccaataaataAGAGTAACTTAGAATATTAGGTATCTATTTCAGCCTTGTCGTtcaaaaatttttaattttttatcaaACATAAACTTTATTGCAATAAATGAATGACTTgcacaaaaaacaacaaaagtgaACGGCTAACACTGTGCATTTTGAAAGTATACTCTTGCTGACATAAACAAGAGGTGAAAAATGATccacaaaagcattttaaactCAAAATAAACCCAAAGGGTTCTGTTGAACAATGGAGCAATCAACTTGGTAACATACAAACATACtgttttccacagaaaacaaagcaggacCTCATGTGACAAACAATAAAACTTGACCACAGTCTGAGGCTGTAGAAAACACCTGCAGATTGCTGACTCTTTGATCACATCCCacagcagggagggctcagtCTCTGTGTGTGATTTGCAGACTCTGCATCCAGTCCAGTGCCTGGTTGGTCCCAGGTACTTCCTATTCTGAGCAGGTTGTTTGGTATGAAAGGACAAGTAGACTTTTGACCTAAACACAACTCAGCTTCTGTTCTGAAGGTGGGACACTGCAGAAAACTGCCCAGGATCCACACTCCCTTTTCAATGAGTATGAGGTCAGCCCCATTTTCAGCAGAGATATGCATATACCACTCCATGGAACACAGGCAGATATTCCCCTGCTGCTGTTTAGGAGCAACTCCTGTTGCTGAAAAAGGCTACTGAGAAGGCAAATGAATttcacaaataattttaaatatgaaaCTTTTCTCTCTTACAATTCTTAGCAGCATTAGTAGAGAGCAGCAGGGtaggaacagggacaggaacGTACAGAAACACTTCAGCTGGAGCATTCTCGCAGTAATAAACTACTGATCCAAAACAATGATGTTGCCAGAACAGTTATGAGTAATGAGGCTTCTATATCACAATTATCAATTCAACATCAGTTTGCAGACAAAATGGTAAATTGGTGTCAGACGAAACTCCGAAGAATTGAATTATATTAAGAATTAAtcaagatgaggaggaccctacTGGCTTCACTGACAAAACATGTCAGCATTTGCCAGAAAGAAACCACCTGCTGCTATTAAGACATCAGTTTGAAAATGTTGTcctctttcaaaagaaatttggtTTTAAGTCACTGAAAGTTAACTGGCTAATATACAGCTAGTATTCAGATTTTCCCTTGTGTAATTGCTTACTAGAAGccaaagacaaaaaaacaaaacaaaaccaaaaattctTGGAGAATACTGTACAAAGCATCAATGTATTACACAAACAGTACTTTAACATCTGTGCAGGAAGCAGTGCCTATAGGACATCAACTCccctttctgctttttcagcttCAGTTTGAGTCAAGGCTAAGAAATGTTTGCAGTCGAAAAAAAATGAGTCTTCAGCTTTCTTATTCGAGcgttaaaaaataaagacaatatTAACTCTATCAAACTTTACAGCTTTCATTTAGTTTTGTAAAAAAATATAGTATTTTATATAACCAAAAATATATTACAGACACCAGCACACACACCTACAGctctgcttcagtggtgttCTCATCAGGGCAACAATAGTATTCCACAAAACAGATCTGTCCATCTTCATTCCTAATCATATACTGCAGTGAAAGAAATCCTTGAGCATCTGTTCGAATGGACACCTTACAAGACAAAGCCAGTGCCTTTGTGGATGGTTTAAGCAAAGAAATCTTGTACctgcaggagaaaaaacagtaatctgaaaaaaaaatacgtTGTGCAAAGAGGAGCTGAGACATTAGTTATGAATAAAGccacagaataaataaaaaacaattaGGAACACACTTATTTGGTCTTTACCTGGTAACAACATTATGTCATTGTCAGCACTTAGCTTTTGATTACAGACACAGACTTTTATCAGATGGGGAGTATTTTTGCCCCCCTATactaataaaataaatgttacGGTAATGcaaaaacagcttttaaatttCCCATCAAGAACACACAACCTGGCATAGAGGGAATCAGTCACAGACTTTCTAACCTGTTTGTCTGGGTCTGGCTACAGTGGAATGCTTCCATCAAATCGGAGTCCCTAGGGTAGTCTACATGTGCACTTCCAGCATTTCCAAAAGTGGATAACCTGGAAGACAAGAAGCACCATCTCAAAATACCTGATCAGAGCTCTGTAAAAACTCATCAAAATTAGTCATTGTACATATCTTGATAACTGTTTCACAAAACACATTACTATGTTAATTAGAATACATACTGTGATTCGCTATACTCATTACAATTCTTCCTGAAATGAACCAGTATTCTAAAATAGTGCCCCTCTCTCCACCCTGAAAACTTCTAGTCCTCACCAAAGGAAGCCAAGCAGGAACATTTAGTTGAAAGCAGTTTCTAGTACCTGAAGTAGGGTTTATCTGGAGACATGGTAATCTGCAGAACTTCACTGGTCATATCCAGTTCAGCAAATGCTTCTCGTAGTCCCTCTGACTGCAGGATAATTTTATTAACAACCTTTGTACTGCAGAAATCAAAATCTAACAACTCCTCAGGTTCTTGAGTGTTGATTTTGCACACTGTTACTACTCCTCCTTCTTCCAAGAACAGCATCAGGGGATACCCATACCCACGGTAACACATTCTAAGGGCGGTTGATGTTCctgaaaaagagaatgaaatacATGTTCTGCAGATAGCATAGCTAGGACTTTTGATCATTTTAGAAAACTCATTTTTCTGGCACATGGGGCACAGGTCAATTTGATTCACCATGTTTGGTCCAGCCTCCCAATATGCTACTAAAGCACTCTAAGTGCAGCCTTCTATACACCCTCTGAAGTGCTAATGGTTATGCAACAAAATTAAATGACTTGTGTGTAGACAAATAATTTCACCCACCAGACAGGAAATGCCAGCTGTGACAATGAAGACACGCTACGTATAGTTTAGAGGAATTGGAAAATCCTCATGGTCCTGTGTCTTTCTCCGGCTCACATCATCTTTCCTTACTACTCTTGCTACTTGTACAACCCAAACTGAAGTTTATGCGGCCGAGCTTGTGCTGCAGCCACACCTTCCTGTAGCAGGTTGTCACCACCTGAACCTCTTTTCCCAAAATCACAGCACTCTTTAGTACAGTCGATTTAGATCTTTAGGTGAGTCCCAACCAAAACTGCAGAGGAACAAGGAGTTCAACACAGAGCTGCAAGGGTAGAAGTGCCCAAAAAGCTGTCATGGTATCACTCCCCTCCACCTGAGTACACAGTGCATCCTGCAGCGCCCACACAGCCTTTCACGGATTCAGGGAAAATATACTACACCTGGCATCGAGCTGGTTCCAAAAATGGTCAGGCAGTCCAGAAGAACAGACAAACTGATCCGGAACATCACCGACTCCTCCTGAAcagaaaattcctgaaaaatttCTGCCTGTAAGTGAAAGTAAAGAGATGAAAAGTGGGGAGTTTCTCCAATTATTTTACGGTTTGCACTTCAGAGCTTCCCTTTCAGAAATCTATGCAACACAAAGTGATTTCTacatgcagcacagcactgattATAGAAAATGGGTCTTCATCCTCAAAACTAAAAAAACACGATCAGGCCACAGTTGAAACAAGGCAGGATGGCATAAACATGAAATCCTAAACACTTGTCTTTTACAGTTTAAGCACAAGCTACAAACGTTAAAGCCTAAAGCCACCTACTTATGGAGCTGGAAACATTCATGGAACTATACAATGTGTCACCTGCTCAAAGCATGAATAAACATTCCCAATACTAAAAGTATGTCAGAACAGAACAGTGAGTTCACCACTATGAAATATGTGCTAAATGCTTCCTTTGACTAGCCTGATGGGGGTAAACTGCTCATGCTATCCCGTTTGTCACTGGCACTCACTGCTTTCTGGCACCTGCAAGAACAGGGTATCTCAGAAATAAAGCAGGGTGGCATGAGCTATTTTTGGAAAAGccatttcatgttttcctggcAGCCCAGAGGGCAAACATCAACCTGGAGTGCTTTGAGCATACCACAACCATTTTCAATCAAGTGTCTGTGAATCTGTACTCTTTCACAGCTGACATAAATCCAACCTTTTGGCTTTTGGATGAGATATAGAAACACTTAAAGATGGATACTATGAGCGCTTGCTTGTGCAACTAAGCACAGCATGGCCAGAAGGAGCCGTGGGTTTGGCAGACACCAACACATCAAACAAGGGCGCAAGCCCACCACActgccaggtgtgcagggatgTATGGGATGCAGGGTTTGGAATTCCAGAACCACAAAGACCCATAAACAAGGGCAGCCTCACCACGGCCCTTCCTCCACAGCACCTCACACACCCCTGCCTTGGTCCAGCAAGGTCTCCCTTTCTCTGCAGGTcaacacagaatcatggaattgttagggttggaagggacctccggaggccatccagtccaacccccctgccaaggcagggtcgcctggagcaggtgacacaggaacgcATCCAGGTGGGGtctgaatgtctccagagagagatCTGCCCTGGCAgatgttccagtgctctgccaccttcAATGGAAAGACGTTCTTCCTCATGCTGAGGTAGAATTtcctgtgttttagtttatggccattgctcctctttctgtcactggaCACCACTGGAAGGGGTCTGGCACCAAATTTTTGGCACCCATCTTGAGGTATTTATATGCATTAATGAAATCGCCTCTCAGTctgctcttctccagactgaacaggcccagctcctgcagcctctcctcataacagagatgctccagtccctcaaTAATCTTTGTGGCCTCCGCTGGACCCTGCCCAGTGGCTCCTCGTCTTTCCGACACCGGCGGTAACCGGGGCCTGTGCAAGGTCTCTAGCAGCGGTGCCCTCCCCCGCGCTGACGCGCCCGTACCTGGATGAAGGCGTTGGCCTGGATGCACTTGGCATCCTCCACCGTCACGCGCAGCCCGCTGGCCGTGGCGAAGCAGGTGGCGTGGTCCTGGAAGTGCACGGCCCGCAGGAGGCTGGATAGGTGCCGGGCATTGTCCAGGCTGGCGGACAGCACGTAGCGCTCGCCGCtggcgggcggcggcgccgagaaCGGCATGGCCGGGCAGCGGGAGCGCGGCCGGACGGGGAACACAGCAGGCGGGAGCACAAGAACCGGAACGCGAGCACAGGGAAAGCGAGCGCAGGAAGTGAGATCACACAGCCGCGAGCACAGGAAATGTGACACGGGAAATGTGACACGGGAAGTGGAGCACGCGAGCAGCCCGGGATGGCGGGGGGCCGGATGGCGGCCAAGAGAAAGCGTGGAGCGCTGGCCGCGGGGAAGGCGAAGCGCGCCAGGAGCGCCGCGAGCGCGGGCGAGGCGGTGCCGGAGGGCGGCCCGCGGGAGCGCAGCGTCCCGCCGCAGGAATACAGCATCCCGCCGCCCGTGTCCCAGGTACCGCCCGGGGTCCGGCCTCCCCGCCGCGCCGGGGCTCGGGCTGTCTGAGGGAACACGGCTGCTAAGCCGAGGCAGAGAGGTTTATTCGTAATCTTTTATAATCCCAGCACAAGTAAAAGTAAACCTGGCGGTGCGTTGTTTCCGTGAGAAGACGCGAATTCTGTTCTGGTCGATGCCAATAAGATGTGTTACTTCAGTCTTAGAAGTGTTTGAAAGAGTTGGGCAATTCTTTTGTATACGGAGGACATATGGAAACTGTACCTGTTCCATTTAAGAATCATCCGGAGAAGGTTTCGGTAATGCTTGTAAGAAAAACGGAAAGTACCTCGTGTAAACACAAAGATTTTGCAATGTGCTTACCGGCAGTAAAAGCTGGGTTGTGTTCTGGAATTGTGCCTGAGCCCATTTGCAGGAGAATAAGCGATGCACGTGGCTTTTTAATATTTCGGTGGGAGTGAAAGGCTGTGCCTGGGAGCACACTCGACCGGGATGAGGACGGTTCCTCCTGTAAAGGCAGTGTGCCTCCATTCTGTAGGGAAGTCTCCACCCTTGCTGAGACAGTGGTTCTGTCTGGGTGGGCAGATAAAAACAAGGATTCCTGCTGTATCTTTCTGTATTTACTGTCcaaacctattttttttctctgttataACAGTATTAAGGCTAGAAGCTTCCCACATAATTGTTGTGTCTCTTTAACAGGGCAAATGGAAAAACAAGGAGCGAGTGCTGATATTCTCCTCTCGTGGAATTAATTTCAGAACAAGACACCTAATGCAAGACTTAAGAACATTAATGCCTCACTCTAAAGCAGGTGGGGGTTAAACATCATTCCTGACTTACATTTCGAGAATACTTTTAAGCCAAGAGGTGCTAACAAcctattcttttatttttttttaaatgtggtaCAGAAGAGTTTTGATTAAACTTGTatgttaaacaaacaaacctctTCTGAGCCAACAAGTACAGCAGTTGTTGTATCATAATATTTTCTGGGAAATGAATCCCAAGGCATCAGTCCTGAACCTGCGCAGTTAGTTTTGGTGCTATGTTTATTTATTCCATAATACAGCAGAAACAATTTGataattaaatttcatttttaaactaGTCAAGTTTTAGCAAGAGGACTGACTGTTAAAAGCATCTCTTGTTTTCCAGCCTTGTAAATGTTGGTTTTGTCTTCCAGATACTAAAATGGACCGTAAAGACCAGTTATTTGTGATCAATGAGGTAACCAAGGATTTATC harbors:
- the RAD1 gene encoding cell cycle checkpoint protein RAD1 — encoded protein: MPFSAPPPASGERYVLSASLDNARHLSSLLRAVHFQDHATCFATASGLRVTVEDAKCIQANAFIQAEIFQEFSVQEESVMFRISLSVLLDCLTIFGTSSMPGTSTALRMCYRGYGYPLMLFLEEGGVVTVCKINTQEPEELLDFDFCSTKVVNKIILQSEGLREAFAELDMTSEVLQITMSPDKPYFRLSTFGNAGSAHVDYPRDSDLMEAFHCSQTQTNRYKISLLKPSTKALALSCKVSIRTDAQGFLSLQYMIRNEDGQICFVEYYCCPDENTTEAEL